TTTCTGTCCGTCAGGCCTTGGCTCACTCTGTGAATACAGCGTTTGCTGAATTGAACTTTAAAGTTGGTCCGCAAAAGACAAAAGACATGATGGTAAAGCTCGGGATCCCCGAGAATTCTCCAGACTTGGTTGCTTCAGGTTCGAATGTCTTTGGAACAGCTTCTATCCGTGTTATTGACCTTGCGAACGCATACGCAACTATTGCCGCGAAAGGCATGAAAGCTGAGCCGTACATTGTAAAGTCGGTTAACGACAATGTTGGGGTCATGAAAGAGTATGTGGCTTCGCCTTCGCCGACTCGGGTGATCAGTGAAGCTGTGGCTGCAGACACGATCGAAGCTATGCGGCGTGTTTTGTCTGACGAAGGTACGGCTAAGAAAGCATCTGGCCTTTGGTTCCCGGCTGCTGGGAAAACAGGAACCACGGATAATTCGAAGGCAGTTTGGTTCGGTGGATTTACTCCACAGGCATCTACAGCTGTAGCCCTGTATATGCCTGATGAGAAGGGTATTCCGCAGCCGATGCATGGCATCGGCGGCAAGGCCGAGCTAACGGGTGGAACTTATCCAGTGAGTATCTGGATGGGCTATATGCGTCGCTTCATGGAAGGGAAGCATGTCATTGCTTTCCCTGAACGTGTAGGAATTGGTGACTCTCAGGTGCCGTCTTGGTCGGAGAGCACTCCGCCTGCCACTCCGACAGGGACAGCGACCACTGCTACGACTAAGCCGGGTGAAAGCCCGACAACGGACGACAGCAACGGGAAAGAGCCCAAGCCGACGGGTGTTCCTACAGGAACGCATTCTCCAGCACCGACACGTGGCGGTAGCAGTTCTGATCGAGGTCGAGGCAGAGAAAAACCAGGCCGTCCTGGCGGCCCTGGAGATTCTGATGGGGAACAAGCACCCAGTGAGCCGGATGGCTACATCAGAGGTGGCTTTTCCCATTCGGAGGAGTAGTGCTTTGGCTCCGGTCGAGATATCTCGACCGGAGCCAAAGCACTACTGGGAGCCTCTTTGTTAGCAAGTAGGGTTCTTCTATGAGCTCTCAGGGTGATGCGAGCGCCTCGGCGCCTGAGCAGTTGTCATCGGTGCAGGGTTCTCGTGATGAGAACTCGGTGTTAGGTGGTCCACTTGGTCGCTATGCCAGATTGCCTGTTGTTGAAGTAAAGAAGGGGCGCTGGTCTGGACGTTTAGTCCCGGCATGGCAGCCAGTAGCTGCGGTGTTGAGCTTTGTGGCTGCGGTGATGGTGGCTCTGGGGGTGTTACAGAAGGCGCATTGCTTTACTCATGGCTGGGCTGGGTCGTCGGTTTTTTGGCGTGCATGCTATTCGGATTTGCCGACGATGTTTGTGACTAGTGGTTTGTCTTCGGCGGCTTTTCCTTATGAAGGTGAGCTGTCGCTGTCAGAACCCTTGGGCACGGGGGTGCTGTTGTGGCTGCTGTCCTTTTTTGCGGTTTCTAGTGGCAGATCGGTGGATTTTGTTGCTGCTTGGTCTGTTGTGGCATCCATCTTGGCGATGGGGTTGGTGCTTGTCACTGTGCTGACAGCGCGGCGTGATCCATGGCGGGCATGGATGGTTGCGTTTAGTCCTTTGCTGATCACTGTGGTTCTTGTTGGGCCGGAGCTGGTCGGGGTGTTTTTGGTTTCGGTTGCTTTATTTCTTTGGAGTCGCGAGCGAGTTGTCCTCTCGGGGGCAGTGTTTGCTCTTGCAATTTGTTCGCGTAGTTATGCCTTGATTGTGTTGGCGGCGGTGGTGTTTTCTGCTTTGCGGGCGGGAGCTTATGCCGCTGCTCGACGCTTAAGTTTTGTGGCTGTCGTGGGTGCAGCGGCTGGTCTGGGTGTTTTCGCTGTGTGTGGTTTTAGGGTTTTCGGTCCCTATGAGTGGTGGTTTGGCGCTGAGGCAGAGTTTGGTTCACTGCAGTATCTCTTCACTCTTCTTCATGTGCCTTTGTCACCAGTGGTCGCGTCGGTGGTGGCGATTACAGGATGGGTATGCGCGCTTACGGTAGGGGCTTTCATGATGTTGTCGCTGCCGCGGCGTCCCATGATCGCTGAGGTTGCTGCGGTAATGCTGGTCGTGGCGGCGTTGTTTTCTAAGGCGCTTTCTCCTCAATGGGCTTTGCTGTTGTTGCCATTGGTTGCTTTGGCGCGTTTGCCCTGGAAGGTCTTTGCGGCGTGGTCTTTGTCTGAGTGCGTGTATTTCGTCATGGTGTGGATGCATTTGCCATTGCAAACTGAGCCGTCGCGGGCTTTGCCTGAGGGGTGGTATGCCTTGTTCTTGGTAGTTCGTGTGGCAGTTCTTCTTCTGGTTGGTTGGTCATGTTTCTCGCGGGCTATCTCACGTCGTTCAGTGCGTCAGACTCCTACGAATGATGTTTTGGTGAGGGAGCCAGATGATGTTGCTGGTGTAGCAGCGGGGCGTGCGGACAGGCTCGTGATTACTTTTTGAGACAATGAGGAGTAGGCAGTCCTCTTGTGGGTTTGTGTGTTTTTCACATGGGGGTGCCGGATTCGTCCGTGGCTGTCTAAGCCGGGTATTCTGGTGATGTTCACTCGTCTCCCTGCCCTTAGGGCCCGGCTGCTTACTCTTCGAATAGGTTGCGCGTGTCGGTAGTCGGAGGTGGCGGTCTCTTCAGTTTTTCTGGTGGGGCTCGGTGCTGATGCTTGTTGGTGCATCGGTACAGGTGAACAACGCACGCAACCCTCCTGTCACGGATCGACCGTGACCGAACAAGACCAAAGGAGGTGGGTTAACGAGCATGCGTAAGTACGAAATCATGATCATCGTGGACCCCGAGATCGACGAGCGTTCGATCACCGCTTCTCTGGAGCGTTACATCAACGTGATTAAGGCTGGTGGCACCGTCGATAACGTCGATGTGTGGGGCCGTCGTCGTCTTGCCTACGACATTAAGAAGCACTCTGAGGGTGTCTACGTCGTCATCGACTTCACGTCGGAGTCGGCTGTTGCGCAGGAGCTTGACCGTCAGCTCGGCTTGTCTGAGTCGATTCTGCGTACCAAGTTGCTACGTCGCGACGCAGCCTGAATCGATTCGAAAGGAACCCGTCCATGGCCGGCGAAACAGTAATTACGCTCATCGGCAACCTAACGGCCGACCCCGAGCTGCGTTTCACTCCGTCCGGGGCCGCGGTCGCCAGTTTTACCGTTGCATCTACTCCTCGCACGTTTGATCGCAACAACAATGAATGGCGTGATGGTGAAACGTTGTTCATGCGTTGTTCGGTGTGGCGTGACGCTGCTGAGAACGTTGCCGAATCCTTGGAGAAAGGGCATCGGGTGATTGTTACTGGTCGCCTGCAGTCTCGATCTTGGGATGACAAAGAAACCGGTGCGCGTCGCACTGCACTAGAGCTGCAGGTAGACGAGGTCGCTCCCTCTCTTCGTTACGCTACGGCTAAGGTCACGAAGACCAGCCGCGGTGGCGGTGGCGGTTTTAATAACGGTGGTGGTTTTCAAGGTGGTCACAATGGTGGTGGCGGATTTTCGCAGCCTAGCCGTGGCCCTGTAGACAACGACCCTTGGGCGACGGGTGGTCAGGGTTCTGGTGGGGGTCAGCAGGCTCCTTCCGGTGGTAACCGTGGTGGCTGGAGTAATGGTCCGGCGTACGACGAGCCACCGTTCTGATCGACACTCAATTATTCGTAGTATCCATCCCGGACTGCTATGTCCGGGCTCACCCAGAAGGGAGAGCACCACGATGGCTAAGCCCGTAGTGCGTAAGCCGAAGCGCAAGGCAAATCCGCTTAAGGCGGCGAAGGTCGAGAACATCGACTACAAGGACACAGCGCTTCTTCGTAAGTTCATCTCGGACCGCGGCAAGATCCGTGCTCGTCGCGTCACAGGTGTGAGCGTGCAGGAACAGCGCCTCATCGCGAAAGCAGTGAAGAATGCTCGCGAAATGGCTCTTCTGCCCTACACGAGCTCGGCTCGCTGAGCGAGAGTAAGGGAGGAATAGCTATGAAGCTCATTTTGACGCACGAGGTTTCTGGTCTCGGCGCTGCTGGTGACATCGTCACTGTCAAGGACGGCTATGGCCGTAACTACCTGCTTCCTCGTGGTCTGGCTACGCCGTGGACCAAGGGTGGAGCTAAAGAAGTTGAGCAGCTTCGCGCTGGCCGTGAGGCTCGTGCGATTAAAGATCTTGACCAGGCGAAGGGTGTGAAGGGGCAGCTTGAGGCAACTCCGCTGAACCTGATTGCGCAGTCGACAAAGTCTGGTCGTCTTTTCGGCTCTATCACGCAGGCTGATGTTGCTGAGGCGGCTAAGGCGCAGCGTGGTATTTCGATTGACAAGCGCAAGGTTGAGTTCGCTACGCCTGTTAAGTCCGTTGGTATGCACACCGCTACGGTGTCGCTGCATCCGGAAGTTAAGGCGACTGTGAAGCTGAACGTCAAGGCTTGATTTATTGCAACGAGGGGCGTGTCTCTGCTGGCAGAGACACGCCCCTCGTTGTGCGGTTTAAGCTCCAGTGATCATCCATGTGTCGGAGTGTGCTCGTACGTGGAGTGCAGCCGCGCGAGCGGCCATAAAAATCGAGTAGATAACCCACAGTGCTGCGAGTGAAACAGGTGGGCCTGCAGCGTGTAGATCATTTCGGAAAGCAACGAGTAGAAAGATCAGGGGGAGGTAGCCAATGAGAAGCAGTATTTGTGTGCGAGCAAGCCATGGTGTGTCGCCTGCTCCGATAAGTATTCCGTCAAGTAAGTAGGCATATGCGGCGATTGGCTGCAGGGCGGCTACAACTAGTAATCCTGCTTGTGCGGCTGTATGAATTTTGTAGTCGGGTGTGAAAAGGGTGGGGATAAATGGTGCGGCGATAAAAGTAAGCACGCTGAAAGTGAGCCCAAGGCGTAGTGCTGCTCGAGTGAGAAGATTAACGGTGTGACGTGCTTTTCGCGTTTTGCTAGCTCCGAGATCTTGGCCGACAAGTGTTTGTCCTGCGATGGCCAAGGAGTCGAGGGCAAACATTAGGAATGTCCATATGGATGTTATGAGTTGGTGAGCGGCTACGGTGGTGTCACCGAGTTGTGCTGCACTCCAGGTGGTTGCGAGGAGAACTCCTCTTAGTGCGAGTGTTCGAACAAGTAGAGGTGTTCCAGCGAGAGCAGCCTTCAATATGCGTCCAGGGTGGGGTTTTAATGAGATTTTTTGGCCGCTGGTTGTTTTGAAAGATGCATAGACGAGTCCGATTGCCATAGCAGTCTGGGATATGACGGTTCCCCAAGCTGCGCCTGCGATGCCCATTTTTAGGCCGTGGACGAAAGTGATGTTGAGGATGATGTTGGCGGTGAAAGCTACGGTTGAAGCCACTAGCGGTGTTTGGGTGTCTTTAAAACCTCGAAGTAGGCCTGTTACTGCCAGTATGACGAGCATGCTAGGTAAGCCCCAGGCGGATATCTGCAGATAGATGCTGCTTTGATCTGTGGCATCGGGAGAGGTGCCGAAAGCGCTGCTGATGGGTGCTGCGAAGATGTTGAGAAGGAGACCTGTAGCTATACCAAGTAACAGTGCGAGCCAGGTGCCGTCGATACCGCTGTGAAGTGCTTGGTTTATTTTCCCAGCTCCGATGTTTCTCGCGACGAGAGAAGTAGTCGCATATGCCAAGAAAACAAAAGTTCCTGCGGCTGTTGATAGGACAACACTGGCAACAGCTAAGCCTGCCAGTGGAGTAGTTCCCAGATGTCCGATGATCGCGGAATCTGCGAGAAGAAAGAGTGGCTCGGCTACGAGGGTGAGAAAGGCTGGGAAAGAGAGTCGCCAAATATCGCGTGTGAGTGCGGCGTCGGAAAGATGTGGCACGGTCCCAGGTTATGTGTGCTTGGGCCGGGCATGTAGGAGCAGCTGGGCGGGTTAGTCGGCGTTGGTAAGGGACAGGTCTTTTGGGTAGGTGACTGTTGATGCCCTGTGGATAAGATGCGATGCTTGTGGGGCTTCAAGGCGGGTATAAGAGAAAGACACGCCAGCATCGAAGTTCAGTCTTAAATTCTTGTATTTATGTTTCCCACAAGCTTTCGGGGACATTTATGCACTTGAATGCGTTGGTACTTCATCTGAGTCAGATGTTTGTCCCATAGAGATCCACACTATGTGCACCGAAAGCTGCCATTACTCCACATGGTATCCACAGTCTTTTCCACAGCTGTGGGTGGTTTGTGATGTTGCGTGCTTGAACGGGTGTGGATTGTGCGCCTAAGTTGACGGGGGTGGTTGTTCCCCGCCGTGGTTTGGAGGGTGGTTGTGTCGTTGTCCAAGGTGGGCGAGTCTGCTTTTGATGCCGCATCGACAGGTGATGCGGATCGTTTGCCTCCCCAAGATGTGCATGCAGAGTCGAGCGTGCTTGGCAGCATGATGCTTAGCAAGGATGCTATTGCTGACTGTATTGAGGTGGTCAGAGGAGCTGACTTCTACCGGCCCAGCCATGAGATTGTTTATGACGCGATCATTGATCTGTATGGTCGAGGAGAACCTGCAGACGCTATTACTGTCGCAGACGAACTTGGGAAACGTAACGACTTGGCGCGTATCGGTGGTCAGTCATATCTACATGAGTTGATTTCGTCTGTCCCTACCGCTGCTAATGCCTCGTACTATGCCGAGATTGTCGCTGAGCGAGCTGTTCTTCGTCGGCTTGTGAATGCCGGGACTAAGATCGTTCAACTTGGTTATGGGCAAGAGGGTGGGGATGTCGAAGAGATCGTCAACGCTGCTCAAGCTGAGGTGTATGCCGTAGCAGATAAGCGTGGCGGTGAAGATTATGTAGTTCTTGGTGATTTGCTCGAGGCCGCAGCGGATGAAATCGATAACAATTCAGGGCGGAGTGGTGAGCTCGTTGGCGTTCCTACGGGCTTCACTGACTTAGATGAATTGACGAACGGTCTGCATCCCGGTCAGATGATCGTTATCGCTGCCCGGCCTGCGATGGGTAAATCTACATTGGCCTTGGATATTGCTCGAGCTGCGGCTATTCATAATGGATTGGCTGCTGTGGTCTTCTCGCTGGAGATGAGTCGCAACGAGATCACAATGCGACTTTTGTCTGCGGAGGCTGGGATTCAGCTTCAGCACATGCGTAAGGGCACGATGCGTGACGAGGATTGGGTAAAACTGACTCGGACGATGGGTGAGGTTTCCGAGGCACCTCTGTTTATTGATGACTCTCCCAACATGTCGTTGATGGAAATTCGTGCAAAGTGCCGACGGTTGAAGCAGAGGCACAACCTCAAGTTGGTGATTATTGACTATTTGCAGTTGATGAGCTCTGGCAAGCGGGTGGAATCGCGTCAGCAGGAGGTGTCGGAGTTTTCGCGTGCATTGAAGTTGTTGGCGAAAGAAATTGAGGTTCCTGTTATTGCGTTGTCGCAGTTGAACCGTGGTCCGGAGCAACGGCAAGACAAGAAGCCTCAGGTAAGTGATCTGCGTGAATCAGGTTGTTTAACTGCTGATACGAGAGTGCTTCGTGCTGATACTGGTGCCGAAGTCACACTGGGGCATTTATTTGCTTCGGGTGCGAAAGATGTGCCGGTATGGGCGTTAGATGACAAGTGTCGTTATGTGGTGCGGCCGATGACACATGTCTTTTCCACGGGAATTAAGCCTGTGTATCGGTTGACGACATCGAGCGGTAAGACGGTTCGTGCTACGGAAAATCATCCGTTTTTGACGTACTCGGGTTGGTCATCGTTGGGGCAGTTGGTGCTGGGTGAGCGGATTGCGGTACCGCGGCATGTTCCTACGCCAGAAGTGGTGGATGTCTCTTGGCAGGACGCTGAGGTAGTTGATCTAGCTGTGGTTGTTTCTGGTCATGTGGATGCTTTGCTACCTGCTGCGGTTTTTTCGTTGCCTAAGCGTCAGATTGCGCTGTTCTGCCGATCCTTTTTTTCTTTTTCGGGCGGAGTCACTTTGTCCGATACGAATCCAGGGGGTGAGATTTTTGCGTTTGCAGATGAGCGTTCGTTGCTGGATTCGGTGTCACGGCTGTTGTTGCGTTTCGGGATCGAGGCTGTGATTTCTGGCGATGAGTCTGGGTGGGTTTTAGACGTGGTGGGTGTGGATTCGCAGCGGCGTTTTTTGCAGGAAATAGGTATTGAGGGTCCGGCAGCTGATGACGCTGGGCGGTTGCTAGAGATTGTGCGTGATGTTTCTGGTGCGAGGGGTCCTGGCCCAGGTCAGTTGCCATTGTGGGGTGAGGTAGCTGAGGTCCTGAAAGGCGAAGATCCTGTTGTTTCGACGAAGGTGGGGGTGAGCGCACCTCTTGGGCGAGTTGTCTCAGTGCTTGATGCGGTCGATATGGATCTTGAGGCAGTGAATGATGTGGCTTGGGAAGTAGTCACGGGCATTGAGCTGTGCGGGGAAGAAGAAGTTTTTGATGCCACGGTAGTGGAGGCCCACAATTTTGTTGCTGACGGGATAGCAGTTCATAACTCGATTGAGCAGGACGCTGACATGGTGATGCTGTTGCATCGGGAGTCCGTGTATGAGCCAGACTCTCCGCGTGAAGGTGAGGCTGACATCATTGTGGCAAAGCATCGTAATGGTCCTACTGCCACGATTACGGTGGCTTTCCAGGGGCATTTCAGCCGCTTTACCAATATGGCAACAAATTTCTGATCGGTTTTTGGTTCCTCTAGTGATGAGGCGAACGACGGGCGTACTGGCGCAGATCGTGGTGTATGTCAGTGAGTTTTTCGGGTGCGATGTGTGTCTGGCGGTCGATTAGACGACGTGCAGTCCGGTTTGTGCGGGGGTCGTTGACGGACAGTGCGCCTGTGAGAATGCCATTGGTTGTGGCGAAGACGGTGAAGGGAGGTTCGCCGAATGTGCCTCGTGTGATGTGCGCGGTGGATGGGTTATGAGGGTGTAGATCTCCTGTGAGCTCTATGTGATAGCCATATCGGTCTGTCCAGAACCAGGGTGTTTGTTCTTGGGGTGGTGGTGTTCCTGTGATGTCAGCTGCTGCTCGTGTGGCGTCGTGTATGGCGCTTTCCCAGTGTTCGTTTGGATGTAGCAGTGTTCCATTGGAGGCGGAGGGACGGGTGCAGTCGCCAATGGCCCAGATATTGGGGCAGCTAGTGCGTTGATTGGGAGTGACGATAATGCCGTTATTGGTGGCTATTCCTGCTTCTTCTGCGAGTGTTGTTTCAGGTGTGAGCCCTGTGCAGGTGATTGCGATGTCGGCGGTGATGGAATAGGTGCTGTTGTCGTTTGCGCGGACGTCAGCGGTGACGTGGGTGTCTGAAGTGGTTAGGCGGGTTACACGCCCGCGGATGAGGTGAGCACCAGCTTGGGCATGTTGTTTATGTAGCCAGGTTGAAATGGTTGCTCCCAGAAGATTTTCGAGAGGGAGCGTGGGGTCTACGAGTGTGATGTGAGTTCCAGTTGCGCTTGCTGTGGAAGCTACCTCAGCGCCGATCAGACCTGCGCCAATAATGAGTATGTGTCTGTCTTTGCCGAGATGTGGTTGCAGCCGCCGGGCGTCTTCGAGTGTGCGGAGAGAGTGGAGAAGAGGTGACTGTGTGTCGAGGTTGTGAAGGGGTCGGGCTCTCCCGCCAGTGGCGAGGACGGTGATGTCGCAAGCGAGGTGTGTTCCGTTTGCGAGCTTGACGTGATTTTTTTCTAGCTTAGTGACGTGAGTTTGGGTGAGTAGGCGGATTTGGTTGGTGGCGAACCATTCTTTTGGTCGCAGCGCTAGCTGCGTTTCGGGAACGTGGCCTAGTAGATATTCCTTTGACAAGGGTGGTCGGTCGTAGAGAAGTTTCTCGGTTTCGATGATGGTGATGGGGCCTGAGTGTTTACGTCTGCGCAGTTCTTCTGCGAGGGTCACTCCCGCGATGCCCCCGCCAATGATGACGACGTTGTTGTCTCTGTTCATGCAGGCATCTTGCTGACTTTTTGTGGTGATGTCAGTAGATAGCGTGGAAGCTGGTGAGACGGGTGTGACTGAAGTAGGGGTGCTGGTGGAAGTGATCGATGGTTATGCAGTGATGATCGCTGTAGGTAGGCAGGGTTCACGAGTTAGCTAGCGAGATCGGTTCAGGGCGTGTGCATCTTGGGATAGAACGATGCACGGTGGGTGTTGGTGTGTTCTGTGCCACCGCGTCGTTAAAAAAGTCGCATCCTGCGATTTGGTGTTCACCGCTAAGTCACTTTAGAGTAGTGATTGTTCGCCCGGCAGGGAGGAACGGACACGGCTTCTTAGCTGTGGCCGGTCTCGTTGGGTGAGGTAACTTCGAGGAAAACGAGGAGTTGCACCGGGCTGAATGGCCTGGTAAGATTGCTTCTCGGCTCAAGCGCTTAAGTAGCGCGGGTCGAGGATAGTCGATCGCCTCTGATGAGGAAATTCTTCTACTAGGGTTTCTTAGTCGTGTGCGTCCGATGCTTGAGAACTCAACAGCGTGCCATGAATAATCGATGCCAATTGTTTGTTGGTTGAAGTCAATTCGGACAATAGTCGCTATAAATAATGTAGTGACATTAATTGTCAGTGTTGTTTCGGCCAGGATTTTCCCGCGTTCGTGGTGACTAGGTTTCTAGTTACGTGTACGTGGGTGTGATTTCTTTTTGGAGAGTTTGATCCTGGCTCAGGACGAACGCTGGCGGCGTGCTTAACACATGCAAGTCGAACGATGAAGCCCAGCTTGCTGGGTGGATTAGTGGCGAACGGGTGAGTAACACGTGAGTAATCTACCCCTCACTTTGGGATAAGCCCCGGAAACGGGGTCTAATACTGAATATGACCTTTCCTCGCATGAGGTTTGGTGGAAAGTTTTTTCGGTGGGGGATGTGCTCGCGGCCTATCAGCTTGTTGGTGAGGTAACGGCTCACCAAGGCGACGACGGGTAGCCGGCCTGAGAGGGTGAACGGCCACACTGGGACTGAGACACGGCCCAGACTCCTACGGGAGGCAGCAGTGGGGAATATTGCACAATGGGCGAAAGCCTGATGCAGCGACGCCGCGTGAGGGATGAAGGCCTTCGGGTTGTAAACCTCTTTCAGCAGGGGAGAAGCGAAAGTGACGGTACCTGCAGAAGAAGCACCGGCTAACTACGTGCCAGCAGCCGCGGTAATACGTAGGGTGCGAGCGTTGTCCGGAATTATTGGGCGTAAAGAGCTTGTAGGCGGTTTGTCGCGTCTGCTGTGAAAATCCAGGGCTTAACCCTGGACGTGCAGTGGGTACGGGCAGGCTAGAGTGTGGTAGGGGAGACTGGAATTCCTGGTGTAGCGGTGAAATGCGCAGATATCAGGAGGAACACCGATGGCGAAGGCAGGTCTCTGGGCCATTACTGACGCTGAGAAGCGAAAGCATGGGTAGCGAACAGGATTAGATACCCTGGTAGTCCATGCCGTAAACGTTGGGCGCTGGGTGTGGGGTCCATTCCACGGATTCTGCGCCGTAGCTAACGCATTAAGCGCCCCGCCTGGGGAGTACGGCCGCAAGGCTAAAACTCAAAGGAATTGACGGGGGCCCGCACAAGCGGCGGAGCATGCGGATTAATTCGATGCAACGCGAAGAACCTTACCAAGGCTTGACATACACCGGAAAAGTGCAGAGATGTACTCCCCTTTTTGGTCGGTGTACAGGTGGTGCATGGTTGTCGTCAGCTCGTGTCGTGAGATGTTGGGTTAAGTCCCGCAACGAGCGCAACCCTCGTCGCATGTTGCCAGCACGTAATGGTGGGGACTCATGTGAGACTGCCGGGGTCAACTCGGAGGAAGGTGGGGATGACGTCAAATCATCATGCCCCTTATGTCTTGGGCTTCACGCATGCTACAATGGCCGGTACAGAGTGCTGCGATACCGTGAGGTGGAGCGAATCACTTAAAGCCGGTCTCAGTTCGGATTGGGGTCTGCAACTCGACCCCATGAAGTCGGAGTCGCTAGTAATCGCAGATCAGCAACGCTGCGGTGAATACGTTCCCGGGCCTTGTACACACCGCCCGTCAAGTCACGAAAGTTGGTAACACCCGAAGCCGGTGGCCTAACCCTTGTGGGGGGAGCCGTCGAAGGTGGGACTGGCGATTGGGACTAAGTCGTAACAAGGTAGCCGTACCGGAAGGTGCGGCTGGATCACCTCCTTTCTAAGGAGCCCCTCTTAATAGAGGCACCCTTTATGTTCGTCGAGTGTGCGAACTGGGGTGTTGCTCATGGGTGGAACATCGATTATGTGGCTTATCTGGTTTCTGGTTTGGAGTACTGCTTCTGTCTCTTTATTGAGACGTATAAGCGTGGAAACAAAAACAGTTTTCGGTTAGGTCACGTTTGGCGCGTTGTTGGGTTTTGAGGTATCGGCCGTATGGCTGGTAACTCTACGAATGTGCCTCTCTCGAAAACGAGTAGGTTTCCTACTTGGATTCGGGTGTGGGCTGGTGTTTTGAGAACTGCACAGTGGACGCGAGCATCTGATTCTTTGTGTGTCAAGTTTTTAAGGGCGCACGGTGGATGCCTTGGTACCAGGAACCGATGAAGGACGTAGTAATCTGCGATAAGCCTCGGGTAGTCGATAAACAGGCTGTGATCCGAGGATTTCCGAATGGGGAAACCCGGCTGGAGTCATGTCCAGTCACCTACACCTGAACACATAGGGTGTGTGGAGGGAACGCGGGGAAGTGAAACATCTCAGTACCTGCAGGAAGAGAAAACAACAGTGATTCCGTGAGTAGTGGCGAGCGAAAGCGGATGAGGCTAAACCGATTGCATGTGATAGCTGTCAGGCGTTGTGTGATCGGGGTTGTGGGATCGTGCGTGCACCACTGACATGGTGCGGCGGAGTGATAAATACGTGTCATAGTCGAAACGTCTTGAATGGCGTGGCGTAGAGGGTGCGACCCCCGTAGACGAAATGGCGTGTACTCCGTGTGCGTTTCCCGAGTAGCACGGGGCCCGTGAAATCCTGTGTGAATCTGTCGGGACCACCCGATAAGCCTAAATATTACCTGGTGACCGATAGCGGACTAGTACCGTGAGGGAAAGGTGAAAAGTACCCCGGGAGGGGAGTGAAATAGTACCTGAAACCGTGTGCCTACAATCCGTTGGAGCCTCTTTGTGGGGTGACAGCGTGCCTTTTGAAGAATGAGCCTGCGAGTTAGTGCTTCGTGGCGAGGTTAACCCGTGTGGGGTAGCCGTAGCGAAAGCGAGTCTGAATAGGGCGTTTGAGTCGCGGGGTCTAGACCCGAAGCGGAGTGATCTAC
This region of Dermatophilus congolensis genomic DNA includes:
- the rpsF gene encoding 30S ribosomal protein S6, with the protein product MRKYEIMIIVDPEIDERSITASLERYINVIKAGGTVDNVDVWGRRRLAYDIKKHSEGVYVVIDFTSESAVAQELDRQLGLSESILRTKLLRRDAA
- a CDS encoding single-stranded DNA-binding protein, producing MAGETVITLIGNLTADPELRFTPSGAAVASFTVASTPRTFDRNNNEWRDGETLFMRCSVWRDAAENVAESLEKGHRVIVTGRLQSRSWDDKETGARRTALELQVDEVAPSLRYATAKVTKTSRGGGGGFNNGGGFQGGHNGGGGFSQPSRGPVDNDPWATGGQGSGGGQQAPSGGNRGGWSNGPAYDEPPF
- the rpsR gene encoding 30S ribosomal protein S18, with protein sequence MAKPVVRKPKRKANPLKAAKVENIDYKDTALLRKFISDRGKIRARRVTGVSVQEQRLIAKAVKNAREMALLPYTSSAR
- the rplI gene encoding 50S ribosomal protein L9, coding for MKLILTHEVSGLGAAGDIVTVKDGYGRNYLLPRGLATPWTKGGAKEVEQLRAGREARAIKDLDQAKGVKGQLEATPLNLIAQSTKSGRLFGSITQADVAEAAKAQRGISIDKRKVEFATPVKSVGMHTATVSLHPEVKATVKLNVKA
- a CDS encoding MATE family efflux transporter; translated protein: MPHLSDAALTRDIWRLSFPAFLTLVAEPLFLLADSAIIGHLGTTPLAGLAVASVVLSTAAGTFVFLAYATTSLVARNIGAGKINQALHSGIDGTWLALLLGIATGLLLNIFAAPISSAFGTSPDATDQSSIYLQISAWGLPSMLVILAVTGLLRGFKDTQTPLVASTVAFTANIILNITFVHGLKMGIAGAAWGTVISQTAMAIGLVYASFKTTSGQKISLKPHPGRILKAALAGTPLLVRTLALRGVLLATTWSAAQLGDTTVAAHQLITSIWTFLMFALDSLAIAGQTLVGQDLGASKTRKARHTVNLLTRAALRLGLTFSVLTFIAAPFIPTLFTPDYKIHTAAQAGLLVVAALQPIAAYAYLLDGILIGAGDTPWLARTQILLLIGYLPLIFLLVAFRNDLHAAGPPVSLAALWVIYSIFMAARAAALHVRAHSDTWMITGA
- the dnaB gene encoding replicative DNA helicase translates to MSLSKVGESAFDAASTGDADRLPPQDVHAESSVLGSMMLSKDAIADCIEVVRGADFYRPSHEIVYDAIIDLYGRGEPADAITVADELGKRNDLARIGGQSYLHELISSVPTAANASYYAEIVAERAVLRRLVNAGTKIVQLGYGQEGGDVEEIVNAAQAEVYAVADKRGGEDYVVLGDLLEAAADEIDNNSGRSGELVGVPTGFTDLDELTNGLHPGQMIVIAARPAMGKSTLALDIARAAAIHNGLAAVVFSLEMSRNEITMRLLSAEAGIQLQHMRKGTMRDEDWVKLTRTMGEVSEAPLFIDDSPNMSLMEIRAKCRRLKQRHNLKLVIIDYLQLMSSGKRVESRQQEVSEFSRALKLLAKEIEVPVIALSQLNRGPEQRQDKKPQVSDLRESGCLTADTRVLRADTGAEVTLGHLFASGAKDVPVWALDDKCRYVVRPMTHVFSTGIKPVYRLTTSSGKTVRATENHPFLTYSGWSSLGQLVLGERIAVPRHVPTPEVVDVSWQDAEVVDLAVVVSGHVDALLPAAVFSLPKRQIALFCRSFFSFSGGVTLSDTNPGGEIFAFADERSLLDSVSRLLLRFGIEAVISGDESGWVLDVVGVDSQRRFLQEIGIEGPAADDAGRLLEIVRDVSGARGPGPGQLPLWGEVAEVLKGEDPVVSTKVGVSAPLGRVVSVLDAVDMDLEAVNDVAWEVVTGIELCGEEEVFDATVVEAHNFVADGIAVHNSIEQDADMVMLLHRESVYEPDSPREGEADIIVAKHRNGPTATITVAFQGHFSRFTNMATNF
- a CDS encoding NAD(P)/FAD-dependent oxidoreductase, which produces MNRDNNVVIIGGGIAGVTLAEELRRRKHSGPITIIETEKLLYDRPPLSKEYLLGHVPETQLALRPKEWFATNQIRLLTQTHVTKLEKNHVKLANGTHLACDITVLATGGRARPLHNLDTQSPLLHSLRTLEDARRLQPHLGKDRHILIIGAGLIGAEVASTASATGTHITLVDPTLPLENLLGATISTWLHKQHAQAGAHLIRGRVTRLTTSDTHVTADVRANDNSTYSITADIAITCTGLTPETTLAEEAGIATNNGIIVTPNQRTSCPNIWAIGDCTRPSASNGTLLHPNEHWESAIHDATRAAADITGTPPPQEQTPWFWTDRYGYHIELTGDLHPHNPSTAHITRGTFGEPPFTVFATTNGILTGALSVNDPRTNRTARRLIDRQTHIAPEKLTDIHHDLRQYARRSPHH